The nucleotide window GAAACGTTCCACTCTAAAACCTATTTGTCTACAACCTTTTGAAGATGACGCGTAGACGGCCAAAACGTCTGTGTCATACGTCACCTCTGGGGGCGACATCGTATCAACAACGCGGCTCCGAGTAACCTGACTTGCTCGTGCGCAGATTTGCGTCATGTTATGCGGGAAATCACGCCCGGCGGTGCGAGATTTGCCCCGTTTCTCGACCTGCAACTCAAGAAATCATGAGAACATGAGCCCTAAGTAATTGAACGCAGGGGTGAAACAAGCACGTTTAATTCCAGAGTATTGGCTAAAGAATTGCGCTAATGGAGATGCACGGCATTTCGAGAATCTACGCTCTTTTTTTGAGGTCCTTATGCGAGTCGAAGACGAGACTACAAACGCCATCCCGCAAGCAGGGTTAAGAATCAAGATCGGCGCGGTTGCGCGTCATTTCAATATCTCGGTGGATCTGTTGCGTTTGTACGAACGCGAAGGATTGCTGATTCCCATCAAATCTCAGAAGGGGACACGCTATTTCACCGAACAGGATTATGTCTGGATCGCAACCGTGTTGCGATTGGTGCGCGAGGCACGCCTGAACTTTGCCGGAATTCGTCATCTGCTCGCATTGCTGCCGTGCTGGGAGATGCGGCAATGCGGCTTCGAAAAGAATGGCAACTGCCCGATCGTGAAAGATTCAACGGCTCCGTGCTGGACGAATCGCGTGTGCTGCCGTCCCGGCGAAGTGAAGGATTGTTATGGTTGCAGCGTGTATCGTTCAGCCCCGCAATGCGAGAACCTGAAAGCATTGTTAGTAGTAAGCCCTATCCACAACTGACAGGCTGCTGAAATGCTTCTGGGGGAGACAATCGTCTCTCCCCCAAACATCGTCGACGAAAACTTTTCTCGCCGCTACTGCTCGCGTTTTGGAATAACACCGCCAATTTCCGTCCGGTCTTGCGGCGCACTGTGACGTACGTCAGCGCCGCGCACCCAGAAGATAACGTCTTCCGCGATATTGGTGGCGTGGTCGGCCACACGCTCGAGATTGCGCGTGATCAGCAGCGCATCGAGATACTGCTGCGTGTGTTCCGGGTCTTCTTTCATCCGGTGTACCAGTGCGATAAAAGCCTCGTCCTTCATGCGGTCGACGATGTTGTCCATCTCCAGCACGGCCTGCGCCAGTTCGTCCTTGGCGTCGATGAAGGATTCCAATGCGCGCTGCACCATGGTGCTCACCGTGCCGGCCATGCGCGCGATGTCCACCGGAATATCTACCGGCGGCTGTTGCAACATATCGAGCGTGCGCTGCGCGATGTTCACGGCCTGGTCGCCGACGCGCTCCAGATCGGCATTGATTTTGAGTACGGCGACGATGAAACGCAGATCGGAGGCCATGGGCTGCTGCATCGCGAGCAGGTCGATAGCAAGTTCGTCGATCTCGCGTTCGATACTGTTGATGGCTTTCTCGCGCTCGAACACCACCTGGCACGGTTTCGAGTCGCGCTTCTGGTAGCCTTCGGTGGCGCGCTCCACGGCGTGCTCCGCCATGCCGCCCATGTTCAGCAGCTTCTGTTTCAAGTCAGCCAGCCCTTGCTGAAAACGGCTTCGTAAAATCATCCAAACCTGCCAGTGATGTAGTCTTCCGTGCGCTTGTCGGACGGAGTGGTGAATATCTTTTCAGTCTTATCGAACTCGATGAGCTTCCCCATTAGGAAGAA belongs to Clostridia bacterium and includes:
- a CDS encoding MerR family transcriptional regulator, translated to MRVEDETTNAIPQAGLRIKIGAVARHFNISVDLLRLYEREGLLIPIKSQKGTRYFTEQDYVWIATVLRLVREARLNFAGIRHLLALLPCWEMRQCGFEKNGNCPIVKDSTAPCWTNRVCCRPGEVKDCYGCSVYRSAPQCENLKALLVVSPIHN
- the phoU gene encoding phosphate signaling complex protein PhoU, which gives rise to MILRSRFQQGLADLKQKLLNMGGMAEHAVERATEGYQKRDSKPCQVVFEREKAINSIEREIDELAIDLLAMQQPMASDLRFIVAVLKINADLERVGDQAVNIAQRTLDMLQQPPVDIPVDIARMAGTVSTMVQRALESFIDAKDELAQAVLEMDNIVDRMKDEAFIALVHRMKEDPEHTQQYLDALLITRNLERVADHATNIAEDVIFWVRGADVRHSAPQDRTEIGGVIPKREQ